GACACCAACATTCGGGCATTCCTCGGTGTAACCCTTGCGGACATTGGTGTAGATCGTCGCACCGCCGAGATTGGGGCCGAAAACCTCGTCACCGCCGGTCAGATAGGTCAGCTTGAAATTCGTATTCATGGGATGCGGTTCCCAGCCGAGGAACACGATCGGTTCGCCGGATTTCCCCGCGCGGGCAACCTGCGACAGCATGCCCTGTTCGGAGGATTCGACCACCTCGAAACTCTTCAGCCCGAAGGTGTCCTTGGCGACCATGTCGAGGATCAGGCGGTTGCCGTCATTGCCGGGCTCGATGCCGTAGATCTTGCCGCCGAGATCGCCGCTATGGGCCGCGATATCCTTGAAATCCTTTATGCCGAGTTCAGCACCCTTGGCATTGGTCGCGAGCGTGTATTTCGCGCCGGTCAGGTTTTCACGCAGCGTTTCAACCGACTTGTCGTCGCGGTAAGGCGCGATATCGCCTTCCATGGTCGGCATCCAGTTGCCGAGGAAGACGTCGATGTCCTTGTTTTTCAGGGATGTATAGGTAACGGGCACCGAGAGAAGCTTGACGTCGGTTTCATAACCGAGGCTCTTCAGCAGCACCGTGGCAGTCGCTGTGGTGGCAGTGATGTCGGTCCAGCCCACATCGGAAAAACGAACCTTGCCACAACTTGCCGGCTCCGCAGCGCCGGCTGCATTGAACGTCATGACGGAGATTGCTGCGGCCAAAGCCAGACAGCGACTTCTATTTGCAAACATCGCTTGCTCCCTTTTTTTCGTTCCCTTGCCATTATCAATATCTGCCGGACACAATCAACTCGCGTGCATTTGCGTGCTTTGGCCCGCCGTTTGCGACACGACGATGAAAATCTCCGGCTTTTTAGTCCGCGATACGGACAGCTGCGGCATGCGGAAATCTGTGTTTTTCCCGTTGCGGCACTTTTCAACCCGACCCTTCGCCGTCAAAAGACGCGAAGGTGTACAGGGAGTGGACGATGGCAAAACTCTATTTCAATTATGCGGCGATGAACGCCGGCAAGTCGACCATGTTGTTACAGGCATCCTATAATTATCACGAGCGCGGCATGCGCACGTTGATTTTCACGGCCGCCTTTGACGACCGGGCCGGCTTCGGCCGGGTCGCGTCGCGCATCGGCCTGTCCTCCGACGCACGGACCTTCGACGCAAACACCGATATCTTCTCCGAAGTGGAGGCCCTGCATGCCGAAGCGCCCGTAGCCTGCGTTTTCATCGATGAAGCCAACTTCCTGTCCGAACACCATGTCTGGCAGCTTGCCGGTATTGCCGACCGGTTGAACGTTCCGGTGATGGCCTACGGCCTGCGCACGGATTTTCAGGGCAAGCTTTTCCCGGCCTCCAGGGAACTACTCGCCATTGCCGACGAGCTTCGCGAAATCCGCACCATCTGCCATTGCGGCCGCAAGGCGACGATGGTCGCCCGTTTCGACAATGAAGGAAATGTGGTCAAGGAAGGCGCGCAGATCGATGTCGGCGGCAACGAAAAATACGTCTCCTTCTGCCGCCGCCACTGGGTCGAAACGGTCAAGGGCGACTGACCGTCTGCGGCCGGTTGCCGCATTTGATTTTTCGCAAGGATGGCTCCCCTGCTCCTGCGCTAAGACCATGCGGACACATTCGCGTGGATGTGCTTTCTCTCAGGAGCAAAAGATATGCACAACAAAACTGCCACCGTCGCCAGCCTTGCCATCGCTGCTGCCCTCCTTGCCTTTCCCGCCCTGTCGGCCGAAATCGAGGTGAAGATGCTCAACAAGGGCAGCGATGGCCAGGCGATGGTCTTTGAACCGGCAACCGTCAAGGCAGCTGTCGGCGACGTCATTTCCTTCGTGCCCGTCGACAAGGGTCATGATGCGGCTGCCGTCAAGGAAATGCTTCCCGAGGGCGTTGCGGACTTCAAGGGCAAGATGAACGAGACGGTGAAACTGACCGTCGAGAAGGACGGCGCATACGTCGTCAAATGCACGCCGCATCTCGGCATGGGCATGGTCGCCCTCGTTGTGGTCGGCGATGCCGCACCGGCCAATCTGGATGCCATAAAGACCGGCAAGCTGCCGAAAAAGGCGCGGGAGCGGCTGGACGCCGAAATTGCCAAGCTCGGTCTGTAACCGCCTGTCACCTTGTCCAGGCGATACATGCTCCGCGCGTAGTCCAGGAACTCGGGAACGAGCCGCGCGGACCGCAGGTTGAGAAAAGTTTCGCAATCATGTTGTATCCCGGTGGGTAGGGACATATCTGGAAGACAGTAAACGACCGCGGTTGTTGCGAAGCGCCAAAAGGCGCATGGCCGAAACGCGGTTGTTCCTTCCGGCGTTCAGCCCCACGGGCAGAGGAGACTATGACGACATGATCGACCGGATAACCGCTTTGATTCAGGCAGCCTTCAACGCCATCGGCAAGGCCGCCGGTCTCGTCGTAGCCTGGCTTCTGTGGCCTTTCATGGCCGCCCACGGCTGGTACCGCGACCGCAACTGGATCATCAAGGGTCCGATCGCTCTGGTGCTCATCCTTCTGGCCGGCTTTTACGGATACTTCTTCTGGCAAACGCAGGTCTGGACGAATTTCGACCCGGATTATATTTCCCGTTACAAGCTTGCCGAACGCGCGGTGCCGCCCGGGCAGGAATTGCCGGCTGCAACACCCACGGCCGCCGCCGGCGCCACCGGTGCTGCCGCAAACACCTCCGCACCGGTATGCCAGCGCTCAGCCATCGTCGATGCCGCCGCCGACCTTACCGATTTCAACGTCAATCAGAATGCATGGATTTCCTCCATGCTGCTCTATCGTCTCGGCCTTTTCGGCATGGACTGGGACAGCACGCCATTTCTGGACAACAAGGCGTCCTTCCAGCGCGGCGTGAACCAGGCGGTGCGCCGCACCGCGGTGGAACTGGTGGATACGCTCGGTCGCGTTCGCGGAACCTCCGGTATCAACAACAATCTCCAGGAAGCGCGCGGGAACATGCAGTTCAGCGAATATTCCTGGTATTTCGGCCTCGATCCGTTTGGCCCCAAAACACCGACACCGAGCTACTATCGCGCCGCCATCCGCAGCTTCCAGGCATTTAACGGTGAACTCACCGCCTGCAAGGCCGTCTTCGATACCCGCGCCGATAACCTCATCCAGTTCATCGACCGCATTGCCGGCGATATCGGCTCGACATCGGCCATTCTGCGCGAGCGTTCGGAAAACTATAATGGCGGCTGGTTCGACACTCGCGCCGACGACCGTTTCTGGTTCGCCTATGGCCAGCTCTATGGTTATTACGGCGTGCTGTCGGCAGCCGGATCGGACTTCGCGCAGGTTATTCGCGAACGCAATCTGACCAATCTGTGGAATGACACCCTGGGGCAGACCCGTGCGGCGCTACGCATCCAGCCGGCAATCATTTCCAACGGCGACGAAAGCGGTTGGATCATGCCCTCGCACCTTGCCACCATGGGATTTTATGTTCTGCGCGTTCGCTCCAACCTCGTCGAGCTTCGCTCCGTTCTCGACAGGTAAGTCAACGGCTTGGACCGGCATGAAAATCAGCTTATCAGGCCAAGGCGTATTGTCTTGGCCACCAGCTGCGCGCGGTTGACGCAATCGAGCTTGCGAATGGCGTTGTTCATATAGGTATTGACGGTGTGCTCCGAGATGGACAGAAGCTCGGCAATCTCCACGGAGGTCTTGCCCTGCGCAGTCCAGCGGACCACGTCGAGTTCCCGCTTCGTCAGTGGTGAGGGGAGTTTTGAGCCTGCACGACAAAGCCGGTCATAGGCCTCCAGGGCGTGAAGGGCGATCATGCACAGCTCGTTCAGCGAACCCTGCGACAGGACATCGCAATCGCCCGCGAAATTCATCAGATGCCGGTTTCCGTCCATGCCGTTCACCGGCACCAGAAGACCGGAGGTGATGCCCATGCCGCGCAGCAGGGTTGAGACTTCCAGCAGCGAGCCGCAGTTGATGTCCTTATCGTCAAGAGACCAGTATTGCGGCATCATCGATGAAGCGCCGCGCTTTATGACGGGACAATCTGCAAGTTCACCGTCCCGGGTCATCGCATTCACCACCCACACCGGCAGGCTGCTTTCCACCACTATCGGCAGGGCATAGGCATTGCGAATGCTCGGCAGCTTCAGCAAGGTCACGTAGGAATAACTGAACGCCTGCATCACCTGCTGCAGCGCCGCCAGCCATTGGGGTCTGTCAATGGCAGCCGAAAGGTCGCGGCAAAGTCTGGCCTGGCGCTCCGTCTTTGGCATTCAGGCGCCACCCGGCGGTGGGCGCAGGACACCCAGAAGCGACGACCAGGCGGCATGGGCAAACAGTGTTGCAACCTTCATATCGGGCGGACCACCTTGACTAAAGTGCCGGTTTTTCGGGTTTATCCTTCGGCTTGGCCATCAATTTCTCCAGGAAACCGAGCATGACCGCCGAGACGACAAAGGCCAGATGGATGATGGTGAACCACATCAACTGGCTGTCCGTATACTGACTGGCGTTGAGGAATATCTGTAGCAGGTGGATCGACGAAATCGCCACAATCGACGATGCGACCTTGATTTTCAGGCTGCCGGCATCAAGCTTGCCCAGAAACGAAACCTCGTCATCCGCCTCATCGAAACGGCTGACGAAATTCTCATAGCCGGAGATCATCACCATGACGATAAGGCTCGCGACCAGCGCCGCATCGATCAGCCCGAGCATGGCGAGGATCATGTCCGATTCGTCGTAAGTGAAAACGTTTTTGGCGACCTTCAGGAACTTCAGCACGAAGGAAAATGCATAAACCGCCAGCGCCGCAACGAGCCCGAGATAAAACACGACAAGCAGCCAGCGGCTGGAGAGAATGATCCGCTCGACGAGCAGTTCAAGTGACTTCATTTCCGTATCCGATTACTTTTTCGTATATTGTTGGAACATGCATTCTTCCGCCATCTAAACTGGCTGCGAATATCCTAGCAAGCGTCAATGTCGGGACTTTGGCCGGAACCCGGCATTTTCGGGCCTCTCCACCGATCCGGATGCAGTCTCACGGAGCGTCACATTTTTGCCACGCACCGTTATGCTTTAAAACATGATGATAAAAGTCATATATAATATGTTGACAGTTATGATCATGTTTTTTAGTCCTCAGCAATCGGCTTGCCCGTAACAAATCAAAACAGTTTCAGCCGCGACAGCAAGCGCGGCGCGTTTTTGCGCGCCATAGCTTCTGCGCGCGCCTATCCGGGGGTATTTAATGTCCATCTCGCGCACACATTCGGCGCTGTTTTTGTGCACTGCCATGTCTCTTCTGCCCTTTGCCGGACCTGCGCAATCGCAGGATGCCGCGTCGCAGACCAACGACACCACCACTCTGGAGAAGATCGTGGTCAAGGGCAAGCGCGTCAAAAGCGCGAATGCAGCCGCCGACACACCGCTTGCAAGCCAGACGACGGCGGAAGACATCAGGAAGAAAGACATCGGCAGCATCAAGGACCTCGGAAACTCCACCGAGCCGGGTGCCGATTATGTGGATGCCAAGCCCGGCAGGCCCGGCGGCCTGTTCATTCGCGGTCTGGGCGGCGCCCGTGTCGTGACCCTGATCGACAATATTCCCGTTCCCTTCTTCAACAATTTCGCCCGTCAGGGACAGGCCACGACGACCCTGAGTGATACCAGTTCGAGCTTTGATTTTTCATCGCTTTCCACGGTTGACGTTGTACGCGGCGCCGATTCCAGCCGCATCGGTTCCGGCGCCCTTGGCGGCGCACTCGTTCTGCGCACGCTTGAGCCGGAAGACCTGATCGGTGAAGGCAAGGACTGGGGCGGTGTTGCCAAGACCACCTATGACAGCGAGGACAGAAGCGTCGGCGGATCGCTCGCCGTTGCAAAGAAGATCGAAAACACCTCGGTTCTGTTCCAGGGCTCCTACAAGCGCGGCAACGAAACGGACAATAAGGGCTTCGCCGATATCTACGGAACCCGCCGCACCAAGCCCAACCCGGCAGATACCTACGAAAGCAACCTGATGTTCAAGATCCGCCAGGATCTGGAAGGCGGCCACCGCATCGGGCTTACGGCCGAGCGCTATTCATTGAGAGATCGCAGCGACATGCGAACCCTGCAAGGCGTCAGCGTATCGGGATCGACTTACCGTATTGGCGACTACAGCGGCTACGAGGATACGGAGCGCGACCGCGTATCGCTCGATTACGAATATGAAGCGCCGTCGACAGACAGCCTGATCGATGCAGCCAATCTGTCGCTCTACTGGACGCGCCTCTCCAAGGAATCCGGCGCTGGCAACCGGCTGACCAACAACTCGCTCTATATCCGCGAAGACAGCATGCGCAACAGCGCTTTCGGCATCGTCGGCGGCCTTGAATCCGGTTTCGAACTCGGCGGCGTGCAGCACACCGTGCGCTTCGGCGGCAACGCCATGACAACCGATTTCAGCCAGGCGCTTTATGCCAACACAGGCGGAGTGACCTCATCGTCACAGTCGGACATGCCTGACGTGAGCGGCAAGAGCCTTGGCCTCTATCTCGATGACGAAATCGCGTTTGGAAACGGTTTCAGGCTGACCCCCGGACTGCGCTTCGATTCCTACGATTACGATCCGGATGGCTCGGTATCCAGCAACAGCGGTTACAACACCTTCGGCCTGCCAAGCGGCAATAGCGGTTCGCGCTTCTCGCCGAAGCTGCTCGCCACCTACGACGTGACACCGGAATTGCAGCTCTTCGCACAATGGTCGATGGCCTATCGCGCTCCGACCATCAACGAGCTTTATCTGAACTTCTCGAATATCAGCTCCGGTTATGCCGTGGTCGGCAACTCCGCACTCAACCCCGAAACCAGCAACGGCTTTGAAATCGGCGCCAATTACGCATCCGGCGATCTGACGGGGAGCCTGACGCTGTTCCACAACAAGTACAAGAACTTCATCGAGCAATACACGACCTCGACGACGCTGTTCCCCGGCTTCGGCGGCAGGGGCAACGGATCGCTCTTTACCTATCGCAACCGCAACAATGTTGAAATCTCCGGCGTGGAAGCCAAGGTCCGCAAGGAACTCGCAAACGGCTTCTTCGCCCATGCGTCGCTTGCTTATGCTTATGGCAAAGACACAGACAGCAACGAATTCATCCGCACGGTGGCGCCGTTCAAGTCCGTCCTCGGCGTCGGCTACGCACAGGAGACATGGGGCACGGAATTCACCGGCATCTTCTCCTCGCATATGCGTGACGACAAGGTGGCCACAACCTACGACGCGCCCGGTTACGGCATCTTCAACCTGACCGGCTGGTGGGAACCGGAACAGACCAAGGGCCTGCGTATTCAGGCCGGCGTCTACAACCTGTTCGACAAGCAATACTGGAACGCCGTCGGCGTCCGTGACGTCAACCCCAATGCCGTCAGCACCGTCAACCAGCCTGTCGACTTCTATACGGAAGCGGGACGCACCTTCAAAATCTCTCTGACCCAGAAATTCTGAACCCGGTCGGAACATCATCTCCAGTCGGGGCGGCCTTCGGGTCGCCCCCTTTTTATCAGCGGCAGTAGAGATAACCTCCCTTTCGCTCCAGCACGTCGAGATGCAGGTGATCCTGATGGGTCGCGTCGCTGCCGGGGGAAAGAACGGTTCGGAAGAACAGGCAGGCGGCGGCTGTGATCGTCCGCTGGAAGGCACCTTCCACCGTTCCATCCTCGCCGCGCGGCTTCATCACCAGCGGATCGCCCTTGTCAAAGGAAATGGTGGAAATGTCGACAGCATTGCCCTTGGCATGTTCGGAAATCTTGCCGGTTTCGGCACTGTTGCGGTTGCGGCAAATATAGGTCGAGGCATTGGCAATCGCCGTTACCTTTTTGTCCGGCAGGGCGAGAGCCGCAGCCGGCAGCATCATCTCCTTTGTCCAGCGCGATAGCGCAAGGGCCGTTTCGCAGCGCATGGTGCCAGATGGTTCAAGCTTGATGCCCGGCAGCACCACGGAAAGCTCGATCGGCGCTTCGATACCGCACCCCTGCTCGTCGTCGCGGATCGGCTCGAGCTCTTTGAATTCCGCGCCGATTTCCTTCAATGCGCCAAGGCAGGCCTGAAGCTCTGCCGGGTCTTCCGGCTTCACAGGCTCCGGCGGTTTTTCCTCGGGTTTCGTTGCTTCGACAACCGGAGTTACCGTCTCGCCGCCGTTTTGCCCCTTGTCATCTTTCTTCTTGTCCTCGGCACCCTTCCCTTCCGCGTCGGATTTTCCTT
This region of Agrobacterium tumefaciens genomic DNA includes:
- a CDS encoding choline ABC transporter substrate-binding protein — translated: MTFNAAGAAEPASCGKVRFSDVGWTDITATTATATVLLKSLGYETDVKLLSVPVTYTSLKNKDIDVFLGNWMPTMEGDIAPYRDDKSVETLRENLTGAKYTLATNAKGAELGIKDFKDIAAHSGDLGGKIYGIEPGNDGNRLILDMVAKDTFGLKSFEVVESSEQGMLSQVARAGKSGEPIVFLGWEPHPMNTNFKLTYLTGGDEVFGPNLGGATIYTNVRKGYTEECPNVGVFLKNLEFSLPMENEIMGKILNDGLEGEAAATAWLKANPAAIEPWLANVKTKDGSADALPAVKKALGL
- a CDS encoding thymidine kinase is translated as MAKLYFNYAAMNAGKSTMLLQASYNYHERGMRTLIFTAAFDDRAGFGRVASRIGLSSDARTFDANTDIFSEVEALHAEAPVACVFIDEANFLSEHHVWQLAGIADRLNVPVMAYGLRTDFQGKLFPASRELLAIADELREIRTICHCGRKATMVARFDNEGNVVKEGAQIDVGGNEKYVSFCRRHWVETVKGD
- a CDS encoding pseudoazurin, translating into MHNKTATVASLAIAAALLAFPALSAEIEVKMLNKGSDGQAMVFEPATVKAAVGDVISFVPVDKGHDAAAVKEMLPEGVADFKGKMNETVKLTVEKDGAYVVKCTPHLGMGMVALVVVGDAAPANLDAIKTGKLPKKARERLDAEIAKLGL
- a CDS encoding DUF2333 family protein — encoded protein: MIDRITALIQAAFNAIGKAAGLVVAWLLWPFMAAHGWYRDRNWIIKGPIALVLILLAGFYGYFFWQTQVWTNFDPDYISRYKLAERAVPPGQELPAATPTAAAGATGAAANTSAPVCQRSAIVDAAADLTDFNVNQNAWISSMLLYRLGLFGMDWDSTPFLDNKASFQRGVNQAVRRTAVELVDTLGRVRGTSGINNNLQEARGNMQFSEYSWYFGLDPFGPKTPTPSYYRAAIRSFQAFNGELTACKAVFDTRADNLIQFIDRIAGDIGSTSAILRERSENYNGGWFDTRADDRFWFAYGQLYGYYGVLSAAGSDFAQVIRERNLTNLWNDTLGQTRAALRIQPAIISNGDESGWIMPSHLATMGFYVLRVRSNLVELRSVLDR
- a CDS encoding helix-turn-helix transcriptional regulator, yielding MPKTERQARLCRDLSAAIDRPQWLAALQQVMQAFSYSYVTLLKLPSIRNAYALPIVVESSLPVWVVNAMTRDGELADCPVIKRGASSMMPQYWSLDDKDINCGSLLEVSTLLRGMGITSGLLVPVNGMDGNRHLMNFAGDCDVLSQGSLNELCMIALHALEAYDRLCRAGSKLPSPLTKRELDVVRWTAQGKTSVEIAELLSISEHTVNTYMNNAIRKLDCVNRAQLVAKTIRLGLIS
- a CDS encoding TIGR00645 family protein, translating into MKSLELLVERIILSSRWLLVVFYLGLVAALAVYAFSFVLKFLKVAKNVFTYDESDMILAMLGLIDAALVASLIVMVMISGYENFVSRFDEADDEVSFLGKLDAGSLKIKVASSIVAISSIHLLQIFLNASQYTDSQLMWFTIIHLAFVVSAVMLGFLEKLMAKPKDKPEKPAL
- a CDS encoding TonB-dependent hemoglobin/transferrin/lactoferrin family receptor; translation: MSISRTHSALFLCTAMSLLPFAGPAQSQDAASQTNDTTTLEKIVVKGKRVKSANAAADTPLASQTTAEDIRKKDIGSIKDLGNSTEPGADYVDAKPGRPGGLFIRGLGGARVVTLIDNIPVPFFNNFARQGQATTTLSDTSSSFDFSSLSTVDVVRGADSSRIGSGALGGALVLRTLEPEDLIGEGKDWGGVAKTTYDSEDRSVGGSLAVAKKIENTSVLFQGSYKRGNETDNKGFADIYGTRRTKPNPADTYESNLMFKIRQDLEGGHRIGLTAERYSLRDRSDMRTLQGVSVSGSTYRIGDYSGYEDTERDRVSLDYEYEAPSTDSLIDAANLSLYWTRLSKESGAGNRLTNNSLYIREDSMRNSAFGIVGGLESGFELGGVQHTVRFGGNAMTTDFSQALYANTGGVTSSSQSDMPDVSGKSLGLYLDDEIAFGNGFRLTPGLRFDSYDYDPDGSVSSNSGYNTFGLPSGNSGSRFSPKLLATYDVTPELQLFAQWSMAYRAPTINELYLNFSNISSGYAVVGNSALNPETSNGFEIGANYASGDLTGSLTLFHNKYKNFIEQYTTSTTLFPGFGGRGNGSLFTYRNRNNVEISGVEAKVRKELANGFFAHASLAYAYGKDTDSNEFIRTVAPFKSVLGVGYAQETWGTEFTGIFSSHMRDDKVATTYDAPGYGIFNLTGWWEPEQTKGLRIQAGVYNLFDKQYWNAVGVRDVNPNAVSTVNQPVDFYTEAGRTFKISLTQKF
- a CDS encoding extensin-like domain-containing protein — its product is MLHRLCLLMTSLALISASEPPPQVPVPQPKPGEQQAPATTEKPADKGAQTPEDTPKPTPKPQPPEEGKSDAEGKGAEDKKKDDKGQNGGETVTPVVEATKPEEKPPEPVKPEDPAELQACLGALKEIGAEFKELEPIRDDEQGCGIEAPIELSVVLPGIKLEPSGTMRCETALALSRWTKEMMLPAAALALPDKKVTAIANASTYICRNRNSAETGKISEHAKGNAVDISTISFDKGDPLVMKPRGEDGTVEGAFQRTITAAACLFFRTVLSPGSDATHQDHLHLDVLERKGGYLYCR